The Gymnogyps californianus isolate 813 chromosome 3, ASM1813914v2, whole genome shotgun sequence genomic sequence AGCAAATCTAGCTCAGTCTCTTGGCTTTCAAGAGTTTTCTCCAGCTTGAGCAAACCTCTGCATTTCTATATTTCTCCCTGGTGCACTCTGACTTACCATATACTAGCTGGTTTGGGTGTGTAGTAAAGCTAAGGCTGAGGGACATCCtgtggattacatcagggtcCTGATCCAAAACAGACAAGACAACTTGTCTGTGTCCAGCCGGCCATTCAAGAAGGCCATCATTTGGACTGCTGCAGAGATGGAAAGTAATCCCCATGTAATTCACGTAGGGTGATGAATTTCTTCCGTGAGGATACAGCTGTAAAGCAAAGGCATAGCCTTCCGAGCTATAAAATACAGGGCTTATGATATAATCGCCTTTTGAAGTACTGTTAAAAAGGGATGTGAAGTTTCTGATGTGCCAGACGTTGGTGGGGCAGTTTGTCTCTGTCAGGCTGGTGTCATCGATGGCAATCCCTCCCGCAGACTTGGCTGGATCTCCTCTGATGCCCTGAAACCCATACCGGAATTTGTTTTGGACACTGAAGGGAATGCTGGCCAATTTCCAGTGATGTTCTCCGTCAGCTGAAGGGGGAAATAAATCTATGTGAGAACGGAAAGTCCAGGACACAATCCCAAATCAAGCTGTGTCTTCCTCAAGCATCCTGTGACCTGTTTGTTTGGATGGTGATTGTCTGATGCCCTGCACCCTAGCTAATCTGGGAACAGTCTTAAGGAAACCACCTCTGagccaaattctgttctcatgGGCACTCAATCTGGAGTTACTCAACTGAAGTAAATGAAGGTTAGATTTACACTGGACACTTGGGCAAACTCTCATACAATAAACCACGCCAGTGTTGTCTCGCATCAAAGTTTGCCAGCACTTCAGATATAGAAACACACTTTCACTTACCTGTAATAGTGTGCAGCTTTTCCATCCGTCTAACATTTCCCGTTCCATCATCTTTCTTAACCCAGATAACTAGCTTATCCTGTGGACTTCCATTTAACCTGTAGAAAAACTGAaggcatttttccttcctccttggaTAAAGGATGCGAGATTCCAGAAGAGCTGACTGACCAGCATGTCCAGTTTTTGTATCTAAGTGCATGAAATATCCTCTCTCTGGGAAGCACAAAACACAGTGGTGCGAAAAAAGTTTTTGATACATTCACTAATGAAATGCCAGTGCTAAATAAGCTTTAGTGCAGTTTCCACTTGCCTGAGctagaaagttattttcaaagcagaaaaaaaaatatttcgATAGAAAAGAATTCTCCCCACATTGCAAatcaatattaaaatgaaaatgcattgaAATATGGCTTGCAAACTAGTGTTTAACTGATTAAATAAGGTACACATTTGGTTCCATTCTTTAGCAATGAAGTACAAACTGTACATGTGCCAATCCTGTCAACGTGTGCAGATGTACGTGGATGCACTTgggcagggattttttttaagacaaactAGGAAAGTATTGGAAGGGTCTTGTCAGGGCAAGGCCTTCAGTCTTCTGCTTTACCTAGAAACCATGCCCTGTAAGCCTTTTATCAATAGATCAGACTGCCCTATAAAAGTAGCTGAAGACTTTTTTGCCTTACTTCTGCTACAGGTAAAGAATTTATTAACTTCCAGCCCCATTACTTCGTATCAGCTCATGCCCTCTCATGCTAATGTGTTTGAAATAATaactatttcctttctttcatagTTAGTCTGCAATTCTATCTGTGGGCCAGAGTGATACCTCCTCTGAGTCTTTGATCCTTCTGGTTACAAAGGCTGACCACTTACACCCTCATCATCCGCATCCGCCCCGTTCTGTATATTCCAATTTTAAATCGGCTTCTTGAAGACGACTAAGCAAGTGCATCAGCTTCACTTAATAGCCTCAATACATCCCCTCTCTATAGGAAGTGTCTCTCCTGACAGCAAGGACATTTTCAAGCCGCATCACACTGGGGGTTTCCAAATACCCTGTGGCTGCATCTACGGGTTTGCACATTTCCGTCTGTCTGGGAGCCGACTGATGCAAATAGCAGCGACAGTGTAGAGCACGATGACTCTGAGTTGCCACCCAATGCCACTCGGAGCTCCACTGCTGTTTCCAGCTACATGCCTGTGCTTGGATGCGCTCCCGTAAGCATTGCTGGCCTTCTGCAGTAAGTTCCCCTACAAACACCCAATAAAGCTGCTTATTTTCCAGTAACTGCTGACCCGTTTGCTCTCAGGAAACTTCTAAAGGCTGATTACTtaagttttaaactttttttcttccccctccttgaAGCTGAGCAGTTAATTATCTGTCACTAGCCGTGAGAGGCAGGAAGCTGCTGTCAGCTCCCCAGCCACATGCTCTGTCACACATCCAGAGCCTTTACATTGTCAGCAAACCGCACACCCTGCGAACTGCAAGCAAACAGCCCATCAAACAACAGCCAAACAGACTTGTTCCTCTAGAAACAAGAAACTGCCAACGATGGGACCTAAACAACCCTCCTGTTCATTTTGCTCCCTGCTTGGAGGGACTTCCAAGCgctgtttttttcattgtgccTTTCACTGGGCGTACATCTGCCCTTTCGAACTCCGCAAGCGATGAGAACAGGAGCATCCCCTCGCCCTGCCTGCCATGCgcctgctctcctcctcacTGACTGCAAATTTGGTATAACCGCAGGATCTCCAAACTGTAACCAAATGCAGCGTTAGGCAGCAAACATGATCTGTTACTGCCAAAAGCCAtctcttgctctttcctccCTGGAAGCAGGTTCCACAGAAATGGCCTTCTTTTCtagtcagtatttttttttttctcctgcaccATGAGACACCTTTGTGACTAACCACCGCTTGTGTTTTGGGAACCAGATGTGCCTAACTGTGACCACGTGTACACAGACCAGCTAGGCTCATGCCCATGactttcaaaagaaacttttttgcTCGAGGACTTTTGGACTGTCTATGTGATACTCCTCTACAGTGTTTAATTTTCTCCCCACTGGCTCTGAAAACAACAGGCCCTACTCAATTCCTGTGTCCTGGCAGCAATCAAAATACTGCAGAACTCAATACAATCATATTTGTTCAATATATGTTTAAATCAGTGCAGTGGAGCCAAAGCCTCGATCAAAAGGACCCCGTGCAACACTCTCCTCAGAAGAGAGGAAATCACTGCAGGTGTGCTTCTCAGATAATCCTTCAGCCTCCCTATGTGGTGCAGCTCGAACAAACTTTGAATTAGCAGCAGCTACACCCTCCTGATACGGCTCTGCATCACCCAGCAACCCCTCCCTCGAAAAAGTCTTCTGAGGGTGGTTTCCTCTTGCTCTGTGACACACTGCTGAAGCTCAGCTTCCTATTTTGATGATCGTGGATTGGTTTCAATGTCAGAATTTGTCTACAAACAAGATTTGTGTATTGTGATATTTGTTTATGCATGTCCTTCTGTGGGGATGCCTCAAGTGAACTCCTGTACAAAGGGAGAGGGTCTTTCGGCTttaaacaaaaaccagaaaattacTCAAAATCCTGTAACATATGCATAAAAGGAGGAGAGTCTCATCTGACTAAATTCTATGGAGTTTCACTAAAGTCAGCTGCGGCAATCTGGTGGAGCTCCCTTCATTTTAATGGAGCTACCACCAATTTACAGCAGCTAAGTCTCAAACTGTCGTTTCTTTGTGAGATATTACAATGTAAGGAGAAGATTTAAAGAAGggttaaacatttcaaattaaaattattattagcCTTTCTATATGAAAATTCAAGAGTCATGTTTAGCATCAGGTATACAGTGATTAACATTAATAGAAGAGTATTTCTAATGACTTATTTATCTCTGTATATCTTCATTCCCACATCTCATAAAAGCATGGTAAAGTCTAATGACCGTCTAAAACTACATCTGTTACCTGCACAGCTTCCCACCAAAGTATGGTCTTCATCTCCTGGTTTGCCCAATGTGTAGTCCCAATTAGCACCGTCTTGTCTGCTTTGCACCATCCCACAGATACTGATGTATTCAAAGGAGCACTGGTCCAAGAAGGTGAGGCTCGAAGCTGCCAGGAATAGAGCAAGACATTTTACCATGCCCATTAATATCAAATAAGGCTCTCGCTGTTAAACCCATTCCAGAGTGTTTACATACAGCACTTAACATCAGGAAATACGTTCTTAATACAACTGAAGACTACACAGACTTTCACATCTAAATCTTTGTTACCACACATAAATGATGTTTCCTCCTGAAAGAAACACCTTATCTCTTTCTCCCGTTCTCGGCTGAATATTTCCTTGCGGGAACCAGCTTGGTCCCTACGCGctagtttttccctttcagacaTCCATCATTTTCTCTAAGCCTGCCTGGGATAGGCTCTGTGgcccatttctttcttcagggtGTAAATCAGAAGTAGTTCTGCTGAAGCTGGTGGTGTATTTAACATTCAGGTGTATGTTGGCACAGTATGTCAGTACTGTACAGTATGTTGAATATTTACTTTCATAGCTTTGCCAGTGGAGCTGGAAAGCACAATTATCCCCATTTGTGCTCCTGACCCCAATTGTCTTATCAAACATCACATAGGCAGAAAAAGGAACTTGAAATACTCTGATTTCAGAGACCCCAATTCCAGATTACTGTTACTTGAAGATTTAATCATCATCAACAGCATGATGCTCATCATTCATGAAGGAAACAGTAACTATTACAAGTAATATTACGGGAAAGTCTGTGTGAATGAAAGGTGTTAGACCCTTGATTCACTTCAATGGTATTCTATAAAGAAATGAGGATCTGGCCACCATGGAACTTGCTGCTGCATAAGAATTATAGTTTCTCTTAGCATTGCAAGAGGATGGTGATGCCTGCTCCTCTCATGTGACTCCATCCACGTTATCATGAAGCTTGAGTAAGGATTTTCAAACACGTGTGTGAGAAGAAGGACTTACTGCAGTTGTACATGCGATTCAGCCTCAGTAAGTCAATCCTGCTGAAATCCAACCTCTGCCCAATAATCTCATTAAATTCAGGAATTTTTGTTGTAATGGAAGGAACGTTGCTATTGATGTTGAAAGAATATGGTCCATAGTGCAGGACCGACTCATAATCATATGGGGTATTGAGGTCATCGAGGAAACTATCATTGTGTTTGTCAAAGGCATATGCAAAACCTAGACAAAAACATACACAAGTGATTAGGTAAGACCAGAAATAAAACTTAGCACATACATAACATCTTGCCAAAATGCTTTACCTGTGGCTAAATAATGGCCCAGTTGTCAACATGTAGGCAGCCATTCTCAACCAGAGACATTTTAGCATTGTAAGAAAAGGGACATGCATCTACACGTGATTCTTAATCATTTCAGACCTGCATTGTACCTTCAATAATTTCATCCCACCATATCTGAACATAGTCATCGCGATCCGGCCTGGATTGCTCATGGTAAAATCCCAGGGCATGCAGGAGCTCATGTTCCACTATGGCTTTATAGTCACATCTCTCTCCTATAGACACCGTCTGGCCACTCTGAAGGTCCCCCACATAAGACCAGCACCTGTAAGGCAAAGACTCAGATATTGCACCCATTTTGCATAATACCTTCTATGATTTGTATCTACATATTAACCCAACTGCAAGATCAaggtaaaagtaaaaaaataatattttttagaaTTTCCCATCTGAGTTTTCCAGTCTTGCTCAGGCTAGATTTGCAATGCCAGCATACAGAGCAATGTGTACCTTCAGTATCCTGCCACAGCCTGGCAATAAGTCCCCGTCCCAGATGTCACTGGccttcttgtttcattttgcccTTCCCGGAGGGCAGTGCATGCATGTTCTTCAGCTGGCTGCAGTTCTTGTAAAGGAGGTGGTGAAGGCAAATGCTATCGCTCTTCAACTCTAGGTAGCCCCAGCTCAACCAGTATAGGAAGGCGAGTAGCGTAAGATGAGCCGCGCAGGAAAGTACAGCAGGTGCCTTATAACCTCATAGACTGCATTGGCTGATGTTTATGTGTATGTTTACCAAAGTACCTAAATAAGTGGCCCAATTTTCAAAGGTACTGAGCAGCCTCCAGTGAACTCAGGTTGCGTTGGTTTCCCTGGTTTGGTGCCTAAATACTGATTTAAATCCTAACTTTTCATGTccattcagaaataatttatcactgtgtgtttaaaaaaaaaaaaagctgcccaAAACCGCTGTGCACCAGTCTCCCCGCACGCAAAGGCGGATCTACACTGGATTCCCAGACACAGGCACTAGCTGGTGTCACCAGCTTCCTGATGGTCCTTCCCAGCAAGCAGGGAAATCCCCTGACCTAACTTTAGACAGTCGCAGTGTTGGCATCTGCCACTGAGTTAGCTTCCCTGGCACCTTTACAGTCCCTGGACAGTAACAGGCATTTGGCATGTGAGTCACCAGACCTATTTTAGACTTTTATTTTAGATGAGATGGTTTGTGGCCTGGAAGAGTCACCTCCTCCCCGCTGAGCACAAAGGCAACCTGCAGTGACCTGCACAGCAGTAGAGGTTGTTGGCTTCAACACTTGGGTGGGTAAACCCAATCCTGCATCTGAAAGCCAGGAGGAAGCTACATGCTAATGCCAACCCAGTAGTGACGTACCCTGCCCCTAACCAACACCAGGAGGAagttatttgcttgttttccccGAAAGAGTGCCAAGAATGGGATTCACTTCAGTAGTTAGGatgcaaatggaaataaaatagtCTTTTCTTATATTAAGAGAACATCAAATGCAGATAATACCTTTGGTTAGTCTGTTTGCATTGGTTTTATCTCCAGTGTAATACAAATAAAGTCTGGGACAGAAATGTGGCTCAGGTATTTTTGTCCTTTGTACACgcaagaatgaaaacaaatgtctcCTGAGTTGGAAAAACTATCATATCAAACAAGGTGGTACAAACCAGATTGTTAACAAAAAATTACCCGTCCAGCTTCTCAAATTTCAGGTAAGTCTGTTCCCCTTCATAGGGCTTGAAATCAACACAAGACTTCAGCCTGAACATCTCAAACGCCTGCAGGATAACACCTTTAGCATTCAGATCTGAAACACACAGCAGAGGATAACAACAGCAGTTGTTCTGCTTTTAGAATACTATAAATGTCTATAATTCTAGATAGAAAGTATGAACAagcatacattaaaaatattaacatctATAAAAAATATCTACCTGGATGAAAGAGCAGGAGGCCGTTAGCAGAATTCCCTGACGGGTAATTTTGGCAGAGGCCGTAGGGAGAgataatatcttttattagataAGCTGATAGTGCTGAAACCAACAAGCAGGCTTTTGGACATCCAGGGCATTGCTCAGGTTTTGCTGGGTAATTTTATTGCAAGTTATTATATAATTTCAAGTGTTGTAAACTTATTGCTCGGGGCTAGTAAACACAGGAGAGATCCATACAATTTTAATACTGATTTACTATTAGTTTTCACTCCTAAATTGTTCAAAATTTAGAATAGTGCCTAAAATTAGATGAAAACAAGAAGGGAGAATGCTCTGAACTGTTTTACTtataaaatatctgcatttcctttctgcctGTACTGAGCTGGGACTGTTAAGAAGAGATAAGGCACAAAGGGTGCAATAGATCAACATGCATGTTCTTGAGATTAGGATTTCCTGACTTCATTATCTAGAGATCTCAGCCAGACACACTGATACGAGTTAAACTGGCTGCTCATCAGCATCCAGCTGGTCACTGGGGCTGTTGTTACACCGAAAACAACgtgtgctggggcagagttACGTCGCTGTCTGGCCAGCAGTAACAAGGGCATTAATGCAGCATAACTCAAtggcaaatgaaacaaaaggagCCCGGAGAGCTGGACAAAAACAGAGTACATCTTAATGCTATCTATCTTCCTCTATATCTAGTGCTACCATAATAAAAAGTCTTATTACCCAGGCTGTCAGCTAGGATATAGGGGATGGGAAATTTCCATCTGTAGGAGCTGTTTCTCAGAGCATTCCTCTCCAGCTGTTAATGAGATCAACATGCTTGTGTTAACATTTTAAGCCCGATCTACACTCTTGCTGATGTTGGTTTAGATCAGCAGCACATACCGGTAAGATAATATCACCTTCAAAAAGCTTCCTTCccatttctgaaatgagatAAACAACCATTTAGGCCAGAGTAACATATCAAGAACTacaatatgtttttttccaaacaccACGCGGTCTATCAGGCTGCCTCATCAACCAACCCATCTCTCTTTAAACAGCAACTGCccagaaacaagcaaacaaataacCATTGCCACACTATAACATGCCAGTCCTCCATCCGCAGCTAAGGAGGATTTGGGGTTGAATTAAGATTTCCATAACAATTTCATAACAGCTGCCCAGAGgagatttcattatttttcccagGCTTGTATCCTGAAACAACTGCAGACCTTCGAACATTGTAGTTGATATATAGGTGGAATGTATTTGTCCAGAAGTTCAGCATCTAATAGCCTAACTAGTTAGCTAACCTAAACTAATCATCTGGGATTCCCCATATgatcaaaggagaaaaacaaggattctggagagggaagaggtTCAGTCCACCTTTTTAACCACCTGAGCCTGAATCAAGCTCAGATTGAAGCAATTAAACCTATGTATGTGCTGCGTGCCTCAGATCCCATTACAGCTGTGTGTCCATCCAGTTGCCTAAACATAGGTGTCTGGTGCCATTTGAGATGCACCAGGGATCCAAAATATCCACATGGCCTGGTAGGTACAAAGTTTGGGAGACTCTTTCCCCTTCTAGAGTGGTGCTGGAGGGGATGGATTTGAACTGGCAACAGATATTTGGTTTTAAGTAGCTGATCCACATCTTCCAtgtcttaaaaatacagcatttgaGACTCTTATTTTATACTCCTGTCTTTTTAAGGTGCCAAATTCCCCATGCAGAGCTGAGCCCAAACCCCAGCCACTGTATAGTCCTGCTAgtataacattttcatttaatgccCTCTTATAAACACAGTCCCAGCATAGACAGTTCATCTTCAGATCTTTTGTAATAGAAATAACTTATATTCTTCTCACACACatacagagagaagaaaaaaaccccaaacaccgccccccccccaaccctacaccatgttttctgttctctcagcaaaaccagaggaaaCCTACACCAGAGCATAGAGTAGGTAACAGGCAATGTCAGGAAACGAAAACTCTCTCAAGGCAATGCCACTGAAACCCTGGGGTAGAGATGAAGGTACTTAAGCTTCGTATCTTGGTCATCGGTCATGTGAAACCAACCAACCCACTTAAGATAAATGCAGGTCAACAAAGCACAAGTTGAATTAGAGCCACTGCCAAGGTTTCTCCGGGAGTCGTGTTGCAGAAGAGTGCAGTGGGAAGGGGTGCAGGTTCAGTCCAGAGGTTGCTGAGCCTTCCCCAGGAGCAGTTGAGTGTCGTTCCAAATTTAAGATTAAGATCCTGGGCTTCCTACAAAATTATCCTTGTGGAAATTTCCTGgcctttccatcttcccttttcAGCACCAACCTTTTATGGACCTTTCTGTCCTTTGCCCcatgccctgctcctgcccttccGTCTTCTCTGACTGCTACCAGACTCCAAAGCGGAGgtcttctcccttctctccagaAGTAGCTGGGGTTCATCCCACACATTTTTAACTGCCCTGCGATACTCACCATATCCATGATACATTTGGGATTTTTCTCACACTGGAGGGAGCTTTCGGTCCCCTCTGGTGCCATCACATCTGCCAGACTTGTGGTCCCCAAAGGCTAGCTCAGATCTCTGTAATAATTCAACATTCTTCTTGCTTACTGTCCTGACTTACCTGAGTTTATTTCTGGAATGTCCTTTCTAAGCTGCCCTCCATCAACATCATCAActatcaaaagaaataatacacCCAAGTTAGTGACTAAAAGA encodes the following:
- the LOC127014550 gene encoding meprin A subunit alpha-like, whose product is MLETGVHFDPPQALKSMLVFPMIQNSLEDRVDDVDGGQLRKDIPEINSEMGRKLFEGDIILPLERNALRNSSYRWKFPIPYILADSLDLNAKGVILQAFEMFRLKSCVDFKPYEGEQTYLKFEKLDGCWSYVGDLQSGQTVSIGERCDYKAIVEHELLHALGFYHEQSRPDRDDYVQIWWDEIIEGFAYAFDKHNDSFLDDLNTPYDYESVLHYGPYSFNINSNVPSITTKIPEFNEIIGQRLDFSRIDLLRLNRMYNCTSSLTFLDQCSFEYISICGMVQSRQDGANWDYTLGKPGDEDHTLVGSCAERGYFMHLDTKTGHAGQSALLESRILYPRRKEKCLQFFYRLNGSPQDKLVIWVKKDDGTGNVRRMEKLHTITADGEHHWKLASIPFSVQNKFRYGFQGIRGDPAKSAGGIAIDDTSLTETNCPTNVWHIRNFTSLFNSTSKGDYIISPVFYSSEGYAFALQLYPHGRNSSPYVNYMGITFHLCSSPNDGLLEWPAGHRQVVLSVLDQDPDVIHRMSLSLSFTTHPNQLVYGRNDTLQWDKPSITGSFSSFCNCYMSPGVGWNTFLTHRELHWKKFLKNDSLFIFADFEDLTPLITSEVPVHP